Proteins encoded within one genomic window of Lynx canadensis isolate LIC74 chromosome B2, mLynCan4.pri.v2, whole genome shotgun sequence:
- the VGLL2 gene encoding transcription cofactor vestigial-like protein 2 yields the protein MSCLDVMYQVYGPPQPYFAAAYTPYHQKLAYYSKMQEAQECNASPSNSSGSSSFSSQTPASIKEEEGSPEKERPPEAEYINSRCVLFTYFQGDISSVVDEHFSRALSQPSSYSPSCTSSKAPRSSGPWRDGSFPMSQRSFPASFWNSAYQAPVPAPLGSPLATAHSELPFAAADPYSPAALHGHLHQGAAEPWHHAHPHHAHPHHPYALGGALGAQAAAYPRPAAVHEVYAPHFDPRYGPLLMPAASGRPARLAPAPAPAPGSPPCELSAKGEPTGAAWAAPGGPFASPAGDVAQGLGLSVDSARRYSLCGASLLS from the exons ATGAGCTGTCTGGATGTTATGTACCAAGTCTATGGTCCTCCCCAGCCTTACTTTGCAGCCGCCTACACCCCCTACCACCAG AAACTAGCCTATTACTCCAAAATGCAGGAAGCCCAAGAGTGCAACGCCAGCCCCAGCAACAGCAGCGGCAGCTCCTCCTTTTCCAGCCAAACTCCAGCCAgcataaaagaggaagaaggcagcCCAGAGAAAGAGCGCCCACCAGAGGCAGAGTACATCAACTCCCGCTGcgtcctcttcacctatttccaGGGAGACATCAGCTCCGTGGTGGATGAGCACTTCAGCAGAGCCCTGAGCCAGCCTAGCAGCTATTCCCCAAGCTGTACAAGCAGCAAAGCACCCAGGAGCTCGGGGCCCTGGCGGG ACGGCTCCTTCCCGATGAGCCAGCGCAGCTTCCCCGCCTCCTTCTGGAACAGCGCGTACCAGGCTCCGGTGCCCGCGCCGCTGGGCAGCCCGCTGGCCACCGCGCACTCGGAGTTGCCCTTCGCCGCCGCCGACCCCTACTCGCCCGCCGCGCTGCACGGCCACCTGCACCAGGGCGCGGCCGAGCCCTGGCACCACGCGCACCCGCACCACGCGCACCCGCACCACCCCTACGCCCTGGGCGGCGCCCTCGGCGCCCAGGCCGCCGCCTACCCGCGGCCCGCCGCCGTGCACGAGGTCTACGCGCCGCACTTCGACCCGCGCTACGGGCCGCTGCTGATGCCGGCAGCCTCGGGGCGCCCGGCCCGCCTCGCGCCCGCGCCGGCGCCCGCGCCCGGCAGCCCGCCCTGCGAGCTCTCCGCCAAGGGCGAGCCGACCGGCGCAGCGTGGGCCGCGCCCGGGGGACCCTTCGCGAGCCCCGCGGGGGACGTGGCCCAGGGTCTGGGACTCAGCGTGGACTCAG CTCGTCGCTATTCCCTCTGTGGTGCATCCCTCCTGAGCTGA